GAATTCCTCGCCTAATCCTGCTGCCTCAGTGCCACGTCGCTCATGAAGCGCGCATCGTCGCCTTTCGCCAGCTGATCCGCCTCCGCGCCGATCGCACCGAGCATATCGGCAAGGTCGTCCATTTCCGCCTTGGCGTAGTTTCCAAGGACGTAGCCAGTCACCCGGTCCTTGTGCCCGGGATGGCCAATGCCGATCCGCACGCGGCGAAAGGCTCCCCTGAGCCCTGTCGAAGGGTCGGGGCCCCCAAGTCCGGCAACGTGCTGATCGATGCTCCGCAGCCCGTTGTGCCCCGCCAGCCCGCCGCCAGTGCGGACCTTGACCTTGAACGGAGCGAGGTCGAGCTCGTCGTGGAACACCGTCAACGCGTCGGGCTCCAGCTTGTAGAACCGCATTGCTTCGCTGACCGATCGGCCGCTTTCGTTCATGTAGGTCGCAGGCTTTAGCAGCAGGATCTTCTCCCCGCCGATGCGGCCTTCCTGCACCCAGCCGGAGAACTTCTTCTGCACCGGGCCGAACCCGTGCATATCGGCGATCACATCCACGGCCATGAAGCCGACGTTGTGCCGGTGCATCGCGTATTCCGGTCCGGGATTGCCGAGGCCTGTCCAGATCTGCATCGGCGCCTCCTATGCGTCGCGGGTGCAAATGAAAAGCGCCGACCCTTTCGCAAGGGCCGGCGCCAATCGGTTCCGTAGGCCGGAAGGGCGTGTTCGGATTACTCCTCGCCGCCTTCTTCCTCTTCGCCTTCGTCGCTGGCTTGCGCGGAAGCGGGCACGTCAGCAGCGGCCACTTCTTCGCCTTCCTCGCTCTCGCTCTTCTTGAGCGCGGACGGAGCGACCAGCGTGGCGATGGTGAAGTCGCGATCGGTAATCGCGCTCTCGCTGCCTTCAGGCAGCTTCACTTCGCTGATGTGGATCGAATCGCCGACGTCCTTGCCGGTCACGTCGATCTCGATTTCGCCGGGGATCTTGTCCGCATCGCAGACGAGGTCCAGCTCGTGGCGAACCACGTTGAGCACGCCGCCCTTCTTGAGGCCGGGGCTGGCTTCTTCGTTGGTGAACACCACGGGCACCTGCACTTCGACCTTCGCGCCCTTGGCGAGGCGGAGGAAGTCTACGTGGACCGGGCGGTCGGTCACCGGATGGAAAGCGACATCCTTGGGCAGGGTGCGGACGGCCTTGCCGCCGACATCGATCATCACGATCGAGTTCATGAAGTGGCCGGTGTCGAGCTGGCGAACCAGCTCCTTGGCCTCGACGTGGATTGCCACAGGGTCTTCCTTGCCGCCATAAATCACGGCGGGGACACGGCCTTCGCGACGCAGTGCCCGGGAGGCTCCCTTGCCAGCCCGGTCGCGCGTCTCGGCCGGCAGGGTCAGAGCGTCGCTCATCGTACAGTGCCTTTCGAAATGCGTTTGATACTATTCGGTCCGCCACGCCTCCAGGGATGACCATGACGCCGAAGCGCGCGCCATTAGGGGCATGGGCCGCAAAAGGCAAGGCCCGAGGGCAGGGAAGGGAGGCTTAGTGGACTCCGGCAGCGACGCCGAGCCGTTCGAACACCGTTTCGTGGAGCAATTGCTCGAATTCGAGCCCGGCCTTGCCGTTTTCGACCCACAGGACCTCGGCAGCGAGCGATTCGAGCCCGTCGAAGCGCACGAACAGGCTGTCGCCCGGCTTGAGCGAGCAGGTCCGGCAATCGAGCATGCATCCGGCAAGCGACAGGTCGAGTACTTCGAAATCGATCTTCGATCCGGTCCTGGTGCGGCATTTCGCTCTCATCTTCCGCATCCTTTCAAGGTTTGCTTCCGAGGCGTCTCCCGATGCCGAATATCGTCCTAACTGCCTAAGGCCCTCCTTCGAGGCAGCGTTAGTTTCATTCTTCGAGGTATCCTGAAGCGGCCGGTAACCTTCTGGCTTCACGCTTCTCGGTCGAGCGTCTCCAATGCCGTCGCCAGCGAATCGACGTCGGCGAACGAATTGAACAGCGCGGGCGTGATCCTGACGCACGCCCCCGAGGCGAGGTCGGTCCGGTGGACGGAAAAGATGCCGAACCGCTTGAGCAGCGTCGCGGCGAGCGCCTTGTTGTCCTCCACCGAGGTCTTTCCGCGCACCCGGAACGAAGTGATCCCCACGTGCATCCGCGGATCGTCGGGCGTCATTACTTCCATGCTGGCGAGCTTGCGCGCGCGGGCCACCCACCGGTCGCGCAATGCCCGCAGGCGCGCTTCGCGCAGCGGACCGCCGATGCTCGCCTGGAACGCCAGCGCTTGCGGGACCGTGAGTTGCGTCGCGAAATCGACCGTGCCGGTGTGCAACCGCGTCTCGATGCTGTCAGGATTGCGCGGGGCCTCGGCGATGTCATGATCGATCGCGGGCAATCGGCTGCGACGGATATACATGATCCCTACGCCCAGCGGGGCGCCGATCCACTTATGCAGGTTGATGCCGACGAAATCGGCATCGAGATCGGGCAAGGTAAAGTTCGCCTGCCCCAGGCTGTGCGCGGCGTCGACGATCGCATCGATCCCGCGTTCGCGCGCCATGGCGACGATTTCGCGCACCGGGATCATCAGGCCGGTCCGGTGGCTGATATGGGTCAACAGGACGAGGCGGATGGTGGGATCGGCATCGAACGCCTCACGGTAGGCCGCGAGGACATTGTCGTGGCTTGCCGGTTCGGGCAGCGCGATCTTGGTGACCTTCGCCCCGCGCTTCGCCATCGACGAGACAAGGCTTTCCTGCATCGAATCGTAGTCGAGGTCGGCGTAGAGCGCGGTCTCGCCCGGCTTGATCCGGTTGTAGTTGCCGATCAGCGCCTTCAACGCTTCGGTAGCATTGCGGGTGAACAGGATCTCGTCCGGATCGACCTTCAGGAAGTCGGCGACCGCGTCGCGCGATTTCTCGAGGTCCGCACCCATCCCGCGCCGCGCGTAATAGCTGTTGTCGCGGTTCACCCGGTCGATGTGCACCTTGTAGGCATCGAGCACCGGGCGCGCCATCATTCCCCAATTGCCGTTCTCGAGCTGGATGATCTCCCGGGTGACGTCGTAATGCGAGGCGACCTGCGCCCAGTATGCCTCGTCGAGCACTTGCTGCATGATCGTACCTCCGGCGGGTGTCGCCGCAAAAGTTCGTGGCGCCAGCGTACTTGCTCCCGCCGCAGCCATCGCGGTCGTAAGGGCCGACCTGCGGCTCATGTTCGGGCCCTGGCGAGTTGTCTTGTCCGACATCGTTCACTCCACCCGCGTCACGCGGAAACCCTTCGCCCGCAGCAGTTCAGGCAAGCCGGCGGGCGGGGCAAGATGCGCCGCACCAACCGCGACCAGAGGCATCTTGCCGGAATCGAGCGCTAGCGCGATCGTGTCGGCCCAGCGCTTGTTGCGGTCGGTCAACAGGGCTTTCTTGAGGTCGGGATCCGCCAGCATCCCGGTGTCGCCTTCCTTCGAGATCGCCACCATGTCGCCCTTGAGCCACAGCCTCTCGAGCTTGGCGGTATCTTCGGTGTTCATCGTGTCGTCTTCGAGCACCGCGCCGAGCAGGTCCTCCTGGTCCTTCTCGGGCAGCTGATCGAAGATCGCGAACTGGCCTTCGATCCCTTCGAGCTCGACCACGTCGCGCGCGCGGAAATCGCGGATCAGTGCCTTGTCGACCCCATTCTCCCCGGTCGACTTGTCGGCCAACTGCGCGAGCATCAGCGCCGCGCCCCAGGTCTCGATCGCCTTGAAGTCGGCTTCGCGATAGCCGCCCTTGGCGAGCAGCGCCTGCAGCTTGCCGCGCAGCCGCTCGGGCACCCGCTGGCTCAGCGGTGGAAGGCCGTCGGTATGCGACATGCGGGTGAAAGTAGCCGAGAGTTTCACGGTGTCGTCGAGATCCTTGACTTCGACGATCAATTCTCCGGCATCGACGATCACCTTGTCGAGCCTGGGGGTGCGCCACTCGGTATCCCGCGGCAGCGCGTGGATCGTGCCGAACAGCCAGCCGACCGTCTTGCCGGTGCCGTCGGCCACTTGCCACAGCGCGGGCGATGGGGCCGGCTGGGCCGGTTCATGCGACTTCTGGCTGCATGCCGCGAGCGCGATGGCGAGCAGGGCGATCGCGAGCTTGCGGATCATTGGACGCGCTCCACCTTGATGCCCATCGCGGCGAGATCGTCCTGCACGCTGCCCTTGCCCGCGAGATGTCCCGCGCCGACCGCCAGGAACACCGTACCCGGCTTGTCGAGCCGCTGCTTGATCCAGCTGGCCCAGTTGCGGTTGCGCTGGTAGAGTAGCTGGTCGAGCAATTGCGGCTCGTCGATGTCTTCGTTCATCAGCTTGGCAAGGCCATCGGCATCGCCTGCCAGCCAGTCGGCGATCATCGCGTCGAGCTGGGCCTTGATGTCGTCTTGCCCGTCGATCGTCTTCATCAGGAAATCGATCTGCGTCGCTTGCGGAAGGGTGTCGAACAGCGAGAGCTGGTAGTCGACCGTCTCGAGCGCGCCGCGCGCCTTGTCAGGGCCAGCCTCGGCCTGCAGCTTCTTTTCTACCCCGTTGGCACTGGCGATCCCCTGCTTGGCGAGCGGGATCATCGTGAACAGCAGCGTGGCATACCACGGTTCGAACCGGTCGAATGCGGCGACCGGCAACCCGAGGTCGGTCATTGCGGCATCGTATTTCGTGCGCTGCTCGTCGCTCAGCAGGCCACGCAAGGATTGCCCCTCAGGCAGCACGCCCTTTGCCATGACAATGTCCTTCACCTTCGCGGTGTCGTCCGGCGTCATCGCAATTTCGGTCACCAGCGTGTCGGACGACTGGAGCGCCGGAGCAATCTTTCCGCGTAGCCAGTCGACGCCCTTGGGCAGCGCGTGGACCGTGCCGAACAGGAAGATCGTGGTGTCCTCGTCCCTCACTTCCCACAACGCGGGGCCGGGCGGCAGCGACGGAGTGGCAGCGGTAACTGCGGTTGCGACAGATGCATCCGGCTGTGCCTGTTCCGCGAAGGCCGGCAGGCCCGAAAGCAGCAGTGAAACCGAAGCGATGGTGGCTGTCGCAGCGCGACGGAGCGAACGGGAAACGACCATGCACCTGCTTTGGGGCGCTGCACGGCTGTGTCAAGCGATCCGCGCCCCATTGACCGGTTGCGGGCCATGCGCCATGGGCCGCGCCCATGAATGCCGTGCCTGCCCGCGACCCGAAGACCAGCTTCCAGGACATGATCCTGGCGCTCCACGATTTCTGGAGCGCGCAGGGCTGCGTGATCCTCCAGCCGTACGACATGCGGATGGGTGCGGGCACGTTCCACACCGCCACCACGCTGCGCGCGCTGGGTCCGGAGCCGTGGAATGCCGCCTTCGTCCAGCCGTGCCGCCGCCCGACCGACGGGCGCTATGGCGAGAACCCCAACCGGTTGCAACACTATTACCAGTACCAAGTGATCCTCAAGCCGAGCCCGCCCGACCTGCAGGAGCTCTATCTCAAGAGCCTCGAAGTGATCGGGATCGATCCGCTGAAGCACGATATCCGCTTCGTCGAAGACGACTGGGAAAGCCCGACGCTGGGCGCGTGGGGCCTCGGCTGGGAAGTCTGGTGCGACGGGATGGAAGTGACCCAGTTCACTTATTTCCAGCAGATGGGCGGGTTCGACTGCAAGCCGGTTGCGGGCGAGCTGACCTACGGCCTCGAACGCCTCGCGATGTATATCCAGGGCGTCGACTGGGTCTACGATCTCGATTTCAACGGCCGCGGGGTAACCTACGGCGAAGTATTCCTCGAAAACGAGAAGCAGATGTCGAAGTGGAACTTCGAGGTCGCCGACACCGATGCGCTGTTCGACCTGTTCAACAAGGCCGAGGCGGAGTGTCAAAACTGCCTCGCCAACGACGTGCCTATCGCCGCCTACGAGCAGGCGATCGAGGCGAGCCACGTGTTCAACCTGCTGCAGGCGCGCGGGGTGATCTCCGTGCAGGAACGCGCCAGCTACATGGGCCGCGTACGTGATCTCGCGCGTGGTTCGTGCGAGGCCTACATGGCCAAGGAGAAGGACCGCTGGGCGCGCGACTTCGACGGGTGGACGGCATGATGGGCATCCTGACCCAACCGTTCGTGTCGAGCGCAGTCGAGACACGTCAGCACCAGCACCTCTCGACTACGCTCGAGGCGAACGGGGAGGCAGTGCGATGAGCGACTTCCTCCTTGAGCTGCGCTGCGAGGAAATCCCTGCGCGGATGCAGGCCGGTGCCCGCGCCGACCTGGAGCGGCTGTTCCGCGCCGAGATGGCCGCAGCAGGTCTGGCGGTCGAGAACATACGCGTATGGTCTACCCCACGGCGACTTGCGCTGGTGGTCTACGACGATCTGCCCGAAACGACCGAAGCGGTCAGCGAAGAGGCCAAGGGGCCACCCGAAGGCGCGCCCGATGCCGCGATCGACGGGTTCTGCCGCAAGAACGGCGTCACCCGCGACCAGCTGACCTTGCGCGACGTGAAAGGCCGAAACACCTATTTCGCGGTGATCGAAAAGCCGGGTAGGGCGGTGAAGGACGTCCTCGCCGAGTCGATCCCGGCGATTATCCGCGCATTCCCGTGGCCCAAGTCGATGCGTTGGGGTGCAGCCTCGATCAGCACCGAGAGCTTGCGCTGGGTGCGCCCGCTTTCGGGAATCGTGGCGCTGTTCAATGGCGAAGTGGTCGCGTGCGAAATCGACGGTATTCGCTCGGGTCGCGAAACACTGGGGCACCGGTTCCACCATACGGGCCCGATCGCGATTGAAAGCGCGCACACCTATGCGTCGCAGCTGCTCGATGCGCGGGTGATCGTCGAACACACCAAGCGCGAAGCTCTGATCCGTCAGGGCGCGGCTGAAGCTGCCTCCGCCGCCGGGCTGACGCTGGTCGCGGACGAGGGGCTGGTGATCGAGAACGCCGGGCTGACCGAATACCCTGTCCCGCTGCTGGGCCGGTTCGACGAGGCGTTCCTCGACGTGTCGCCCGAGGTCATCCAGCTTACCGCGCGGGTGAACCAGAAGTATTTCGTGTGCGAGGGCGCGGACGGCAAGCTCGCCAACGCGTTCGTGTGCACCGCCAATATCGAGGCGGCGGACGGCGGCGCGGCGATTGTCGACGGCAACCGAAAGGTCCTCGCCGCGCGGCTTTCCGATGCGCGGTTCTTTTGGGAACTCGACCAGAAGACCATGCTCGAAGAGCACGCGAAGAAGCTGGAGCGGATCACCTTCCACGAGAAGCTCGGCACCGTCGCCGACAAGGTTGATCGGGTGGCGAAGCTGGCGAGGTGGCTGGTCGAATCCGATATCGTCGTCCCAGCGAAAGCTGGGACCGCTGTCGGCTCGGACAAGCAACCGATCCCAGCTTCCGCTGGGATGACGAAAGAGGAACTGGCCGACCTCGCCGAACAGGCAGCGCGCCTCGCCAAGGCGGACCTCGTCACCGAGATGGTCGGCGAATTCCCCGAGCTGCAGGGCGTGATGGGCGGCTACTACGCCCGCGCCGAGGGGCTGCCCGATGCCGTCGCCGACGCGATCCGCGATCACTACAAGCCGGTCGGGCAGGGCGACGAAGTGCCCACCGCGCCGGTGACGGTGGCGGTGTCGCTGGCGGACAAGCTAGATACGCTTTCCGCCTTCTATTTTGCGGGCGAAAAGCCAACCGGCTCTAAAGATCCCTTCGCTCTCCGCAGGGCAGCGCTGGGCGTCATTAGACTGACTAGCGAAAACGCATTGCGACTTCCTCTGCAGGCCCTGCTGGAAGCCGCAATCGGCCCGCTGAGCATTTCCGCTGCGCGTGCGGCTTTCAGCGGGCAACCGCTCCTCGACATTCTTTCGAAAGGTTTTCCGTCAGCGATGGCCCTTGGTCGCGCCAAAGATGACGGAACACACGACATTTCGATTGATGGTGTGAACTTGGAAGGTGTTCCGTCCAAATTTGTTCAACCATTGGTCGACTGGATAGAGCGCTCGTCAAACAATGCGAGTTGGCGGGAGGAACTCCTCGACTTCTTCGCCGACCGCCTGAAAGTCCAGCAGCGCGAAGCGGGTGTCCGCCACGACCTGATCGACGCGGTGTTCGCGCTTGGTGGCGAGGACGATCTCGTTCGCCTGCTCGCCCGCGTCCACGCGTTGCAGGCATTCATGGAAACCGAAGACGGCGCGAACCTGCTCGCGGGCTACAAGCGCGCGGCCAATATCCTCAAGAAGGAAGGGTGGGAGAACGCGACCGACCGGATCGCCCGCACCGGCGACGAGGACCCGATGGAGAACGTCGACGATCCGCAGATGCGCGCGATCTATGCAGCGCGGGCCGAGAATGCGCTTTCTTACACACCCGAACCTGCCGAAAAGGCGCTGATCGACGCGCTCGATGCCGCCGAACCGAAGGCGGCTGCGGCGATCGAGGCAGAAGACTTCGCCGCCGCGATGGCCGCGCTCGCATCCTTGCGCGCACCGATCGACCGGTTCTTCGATGAAGTGACGGTAAACGCCGATGAAGAAAACAAGCGCCAAAGCCGCCTCGCGCTCCTTGCGCGGTTCCGTGCTGCAGTGCACAACGTGGCCGACTTCTCCCGCATCGAGGGGTAGCGAAACAATACTCAGGACCGTGTTCCATGTGTTCCACGGTTCAGGCAGGACGGAACTGAGATGAACAACACGGTCTACCCCTTCGGCGGCGACGCCCCGCATTCCGATCCGCGGCAGAAGGACAAGACCGTCACCGGCGGCAAGGGCGCGAACCTGGCGGAAATGGCCAGCATCGGCCTGCCGGTGCCCCCGGGTTTCACCATCACCACCGAGGAGTGCGTCCGCTACCTCACCGAGGGCAGCGATTTCAGCGACGCGCTGCGCGCCGATGTCGCCAAGGCGCTGGCGCATATCGAGAAGGCGGTGGGCAAGCGCTTCGGCGATGCGGCCGATCCGCTGCTGGTCTCGGTCCGTTCGGGCGCGCGGGTGTCGATGCCCGGCATGATGGACACCGTGCTCAACCTCGGCCTCAACGATGCGACGGTGGAAGGGCTGGCGGCAACCAGCGAAGACCCGCGGTTTGCGTGGGACAGCTATCGCCGGTTTATCCAGATGTATTCCGACGTGGTGCTCGGCCTCGATCACGGGCTGTTCGAGGAAGCGCTCGAGATCGCCAAAGAAGACAAGGGTTTCTACGCCGATACCGAGATGGAAGCGGAGGACTGGCAGGCACTGGTCGCCGAATACAAGGGTATCGTCGAACAGGAGCAGGGCAGCCCGTTCCCGCAGGACGTGACCGAGCAGCTGTGGGGCGCGATCCGCGCGGTGTTCGACAGCTGGGACAGCGACCGGGCGAAGGTCTATCGCCGCTTGAACGATATTCCCGGCGACTGGGGCACCGCAGTCAACGTGCAGGCGATGGTGTTCGGCAACATGGGCGATACCAGCGCCACCGGCGTCGCCTTCACTCGCGATCCGGCGACCGGCGAGCGCGCCTACTACGGCGAATGGCTGGTCAACGCGCAGGGCGAAGACGTTGTCGCGGGCATCCGCACGCCGCAGTATCTCACCAGGGCTGCACGCGAGGCTGCCGGGGCCAAGCCGCTCAGTATGGAAGAGGCGATGCCCGATGCCTACGGCCAGCTGGCCGAGGTGTTCGACCTGCTCGAGAAGCACTACCGCGACATGCAGGACATCGAGTTTACCGTCGAACGCGGCAAGCTCTGGATGCTCCAGACGCGCAGCGGCAAGCGCACCGCCAAGGCTGCGCTCAAGATGGCGGTCGAAATGGCGGGCGAGGGCCTGATCGACGAGGAAACCGCAGTGTTGCGGGTCGATCCGATGGCGCTCGACCAGTTGCTCCACCCGACGCTCGATCCGGATGCGGCGCGCGACGTGCTGACCACCGGCCTGCCTGCCTCGCCCGGCGCGGCGAGCGGCAAGATCGTGCTCGATGCCGATACGGCGGAAGCGTGGGCGGCGCGCAGCGAGAAAGTGATCCTCGTGCGGGTCGAGACTTCGCCGGAGGACATCCACGGAATGCACGCGGCGCAAGGCATCCTCACCGCGCGCGGCGGCATGACGTCCCACGCGGCGGTGGTCGCACGCGGGATGGGTCGCTGCTGTGTGTCGGGCGCATCGGCGGTATCGATCGACCTCAAGACCCGCACGCTGCGGATCGGCGGGCGCGAGCTGGCCGAAGGCGACACGATCACGCTCGACGGCGGTAATGGGCAAGTGATGGCGGGGGAAGTCCCGACGATCGAGCCCGAGCTGGCGGGCGATTTCGGCACGATCATGGAATGGGCCGACCGGCATCGCCGGATGAAAGTGCGCACCAACGCGGAGACCCCGGCGGACTGCGCGATGGCGGTGCAATTCGGTGCCGAGGGCATCGGCCTGTGCCGGACGGAGCACATGTTCTTCGATGCCAGCCGCATCAGCGCGGTGCGCCAGATGATCCTCGCCGAAGACGAAGCCGGGCGGCGCAAGGCACTGGCCAAGCTGCTTCCCGAACAGCGCGCCGATTTCCGCGCGATCTTCGAAGTCATGGCGGGCCTGCCGTGCACCATCCGCCTGCTCGACCCGCCGCTGCACGAGTTCCTGCCGACCGGCGATGCCGAGTTCGAGGAACTGGCCGATGCGACCGGATACGGCGTCGATCACTTGCGGCGCCGGGCGGAAGAGCTCCACGAATTCAACCCGATGCTGGGCCATCGCGGGTGCCGACTGGGGATCACCTACCCCGAGATCTACGAAATGCAGGCGCGCGCGATCTTCGAAGCGGCGTGCGAAGTGGCCGAAGCGAGCGGTGAATCGCCGGTGCCCGAAGTCATGATCCCACTGGTGAGCACCAAGCGCGAACTCGAACTGATGAAGGCGCTGGTCGACAAGGTTGCGGGCGAAGTGTTCGCCGAGAAGGGCCGGACGCTCGACTATCTCGTCGGCACGATGATCGAACTGCCGCGCGCCGCACTGATGGCGGGCGAGATCGCCAGGGAAGCGAAGTTCTTCTCGTTCGGCACCAACGACCTGACGCAGACGACGCTGGGCGTTTCCCGCGATGACGCCGGGCGGTTCCTCGGCACATATGTCGACAAGGGCATCTTCGCGCGCGATCCGTTCGTAAGCCTCGATGTTGAAGGGGTCGGGCAGCTGGTGCAGATGGCGGCCGAGCGGGGCCGGGCAACCTTGCCTGCGATCAAGCTCGGCATATGCGGCGAACATGGCGGCGATCCGGCGAGCATCGCGTTTTGCGAGGAAGTCGGGCTCGACTACGTCAGCGCCTCGCCCTATCGCGTGCCGATCGCAAGGCTGGCAGCAGCGCAAGCAGCCCTGGCGCGAAAAGCCTAGTTTTTCCAGCCGGTCAGGGTCAGAACCTCGAGCGTTTCGACCACCTTCCCGGCGCTGTCTGCGCCATCGAGGAAGGCCGCGCGGGCCCGCTCCAGCCCGGACTTGGTGAGCGGTGGGGCGCTGTCCGCCAAGGTGCTGGTGAGGCCCTGCGCGCGCAGGTCCGCGACCAGCGTGTCGAGCGAGGAATAGCGCAGCCGCAGCGTCCAGCTGTCGGACACCTGGCGGGAGAAAC
Above is a window of Tsuneonella mangrovi DNA encoding:
- a CDS encoding aminotransferase class V-fold PLP-dependent enzyme produces the protein MSDKTTRQGPNMSRRSALTTAMAAAGASTLAPRTFAATPAGGTIMQQVLDEAYWAQVASHYDVTREIIQLENGNWGMMARPVLDAYKVHIDRVNRDNSYYARRGMGADLEKSRDAVADFLKVDPDEILFTRNATEALKALIGNYNRIKPGETALYADLDYDSMQESLVSSMAKRGAKVTKIALPEPASHDNVLAAYREAFDADPTIRLVLLTHISHRTGLMIPVREIVAMARERGIDAIVDAAHSLGQANFTLPDLDADFVGINLHKWIGAPLGVGIMYIRRSRLPAIDHDIAEAPRNPDSIETRLHTGTVDFATQLTVPQALAFQASIGGPLREARLRALRDRWVARARKLASMEVMTPDDPRMHVGITSFRVRGKTSVEDNKALAATLLKRFGIFSVHRTDLASGACVRITPALFNSFADVDSLATALETLDREA
- a CDS encoding TraB/GumN family protein, whose product is MVVSRSLRRAATATIASVSLLLSGLPAFAEQAQPDASVATAVTAATPSLPPGPALWEVRDEDTTIFLFGTVHALPKGVDWLRGKIAPALQSSDTLVTEIAMTPDDTAKVKDIVMAKGVLPEGQSLRGLLSDEQRTKYDAAMTDLGLPVAAFDRFEPWYATLLFTMIPLAKQGIASANGVEKKLQAEAGPDKARGALETVDYQLSLFDTLPQATQIDFLMKTIDGQDDIKAQLDAMIADWLAGDADGLAKLMNEDIDEPQLLDQLLYQRNRNWASWIKQRLDKPGTVFLAVGAGHLAGKGSVQDDLAAMGIKVERVQ
- the pth gene encoding aminoacyl-tRNA hydrolase, with protein sequence MQIWTGLGNPGPEYAMHRHNVGFMAVDVIADMHGFGPVQKKFSGWVQEGRIGGEKILLLKPATYMNESGRSVSEAMRFYKLEPDALTVFHDELDLAPFKVKVRTGGGLAGHNGLRSIDQHVAGLGGPDPSTGLRGAFRRVRIGIGHPGHKDRVTGYVLGNYAKAEMDDLADMLGAIGAEADQLAKGDDARFMSDVALRQQD
- the ppdK gene encoding pyruvate, phosphate dikinase, which translates into the protein MNNTVYPFGGDAPHSDPRQKDKTVTGGKGANLAEMASIGLPVPPGFTITTEECVRYLTEGSDFSDALRADVAKALAHIEKAVGKRFGDAADPLLVSVRSGARVSMPGMMDTVLNLGLNDATVEGLAATSEDPRFAWDSYRRFIQMYSDVVLGLDHGLFEEALEIAKEDKGFYADTEMEAEDWQALVAEYKGIVEQEQGSPFPQDVTEQLWGAIRAVFDSWDSDRAKVYRRLNDIPGDWGTAVNVQAMVFGNMGDTSATGVAFTRDPATGERAYYGEWLVNAQGEDVVAGIRTPQYLTRAAREAAGAKPLSMEEAMPDAYGQLAEVFDLLEKHYRDMQDIEFTVERGKLWMLQTRSGKRTAKAALKMAVEMAGEGLIDEETAVLRVDPMALDQLLHPTLDPDAARDVLTTGLPASPGAASGKIVLDADTAEAWAARSEKVILVRVETSPEDIHGMHAAQGILTARGGMTSHAAVVARGMGRCCVSGASAVSIDLKTRTLRIGGRELAEGDTITLDGGNGQVMAGEVPTIEPELAGDFGTIMEWADRHRRMKVRTNAETPADCAMAVQFGAEGIGLCRTEHMFFDASRISAVRQMILAEDEAGRRKALAKLLPEQRADFRAIFEVMAGLPCTIRLLDPPLHEFLPTGDAEFEELADATGYGVDHLRRRAEELHEFNPMLGHRGCRLGITYPEIYEMQARAIFEAACEVAEASGESPVPEVMIPLVSTKRELELMKALVDKVAGEVFAEKGRTLDYLVGTMIELPRAALMAGEIAREAKFFSFGTNDLTQTTLGVSRDDAGRFLGTYVDKGIFARDPFVSLDVEGVGQLVQMAAERGRATLPAIKLGICGEHGGDPASIAFCEEVGLDYVSASPYRVPIARLAAAQAALARKA
- a CDS encoding PilZ domain-containing protein; this encodes MRAKCRTRTGSKIDFEVLDLSLAGCMLDCRTCSLKPGDSLFVRFDGLESLAAEVLWVENGKAGLEFEQLLHETVFERLGVAAGVH
- the glyS gene encoding glycine--tRNA ligase subunit beta; this encodes MSDFLLELRCEEIPARMQAGARADLERLFRAEMAAAGLAVENIRVWSTPRRLALVVYDDLPETTEAVSEEAKGPPEGAPDAAIDGFCRKNGVTRDQLTLRDVKGRNTYFAVIEKPGRAVKDVLAESIPAIIRAFPWPKSMRWGAASISTESLRWVRPLSGIVALFNGEVVACEIDGIRSGRETLGHRFHHTGPIAIESAHTYASQLLDARVIVEHTKREALIRQGAAEAASAAGLTLVADEGLVIENAGLTEYPVPLLGRFDEAFLDVSPEVIQLTARVNQKYFVCEGADGKLANAFVCTANIEAADGGAAIVDGNRKVLAARLSDARFFWELDQKTMLEEHAKKLERITFHEKLGTVADKVDRVAKLARWLVESDIVVPAKAGTAVGSDKQPIPASAGMTKEELADLAEQAARLAKADLVTEMVGEFPELQGVMGGYYARAEGLPDAVADAIRDHYKPVGQGDEVPTAPVTVAVSLADKLDTLSAFYFAGEKPTGSKDPFALRRAALGVIRLTSENALRLPLQALLEAAIGPLSISAARAAFSGQPLLDILSKGFPSAMALGRAKDDGTHDISIDGVNLEGVPSKFVQPLVDWIERSSNNASWREELLDFFADRLKVQQREAGVRHDLIDAVFALGGEDDLVRLLARVHALQAFMETEDGANLLAGYKRAANILKKEGWENATDRIARTGDEDPMENVDDPQMRAIYAARAENALSYTPEPAEKALIDALDAAEPKAAAAIEAEDFAAAMAALASLRAPIDRFFDEVTVNADEENKRQSRLALLARFRAAVHNVADFSRIEG
- a CDS encoding TraB/GumN family protein, which encodes MIRKLAIALLAIALAACSQKSHEPAQPAPSPALWQVADGTGKTVGWLFGTIHALPRDTEWRTPRLDKVIVDAGELIVEVKDLDDTVKLSATFTRMSHTDGLPPLSQRVPERLRGKLQALLAKGGYREADFKAIETWGAALMLAQLADKSTGENGVDKALIRDFRARDVVELEGIEGQFAIFDQLPEKDQEDLLGAVLEDDTMNTEDTAKLERLWLKGDMVAISKEGDTGMLADPDLKKALLTDRNKRWADTIALALDSGKMPLVAVGAAHLAPPAGLPELLRAKGFRVTRVE
- a CDS encoding 50S ribosomal protein L25/general stress protein Ctc — encoded protein: MSDALTLPAETRDRAGKGASRALRREGRVPAVIYGGKEDPVAIHVEAKELVRQLDTGHFMNSIVMIDVGGKAVRTLPKDVAFHPVTDRPVHVDFLRLAKGAKVEVQVPVVFTNEEASPGLKKGGVLNVVRHELDLVCDADKIPGEIEIDVTGKDVGDSIHISEVKLPEGSESAITDRDFTIATLVAPSALKKSESEEGEEVAAADVPASAQASDEGEEEEGGEE
- a CDS encoding glycine--tRNA ligase subunit alpha encodes the protein MNAVPARDPKTSFQDMILALHDFWSAQGCVILQPYDMRMGAGTFHTATTLRALGPEPWNAAFVQPCRRPTDGRYGENPNRLQHYYQYQVILKPSPPDLQELYLKSLEVIGIDPLKHDIRFVEDDWESPTLGAWGLGWEVWCDGMEVTQFTYFQQMGGFDCKPVAGELTYGLERLAMYIQGVDWVYDLDFNGRGVTYGEVFLENEKQMSKWNFEVADTDALFDLFNKAEAECQNCLANDVPIAAYEQAIEASHVFNLLQARGVISVQERASYMGRVRDLARGSCEAYMAKEKDRWARDFDGWTA